In Lycium ferocissimum isolate CSIRO_LF1 chromosome 11, AGI_CSIRO_Lferr_CH_V1, whole genome shotgun sequence, a single genomic region encodes these proteins:
- the LOC132036363 gene encoding protein RAE1-like, which produces MSIFGTAAAGNTNPNKSTEVQQPPADSVSSLCFSPKANLLVATSWDNQVRCWEVMGSGTNIGTVPKASISHEQPVLCSAWKDDGTTVFSGGCDKQVKMWPLSGNQPITVAMHDAPVKELAWIPEMNLLVTGSWDKTLRYWDLRQPNPAHVQQLPERCYALTVKHPLLVAGTADRNLVVFNLQNPQTEFKRITSPLKYQTRCLAAFPDQQGFLVGSIEGRVGVHHLDDSQQSKNFTFKCHREGNEIYSVNSLNFHPTHGTFATAGSDGAFNFWDKDSKQRLKAMSRCSQPIPCSTFNNDGSIYAYAVCYDWSKGAENHNPSTAKTYIYLHFPQESEVKGKPRIGTSGRK; this is translated from the exons ATGTCGATATTCGGGACCGCTGCTGCTGGGAACACAAATCCGAATAAGTCTACAGAG GTTCAACAACCTCCTGCTGATTCTGTATCAAGCCTCTGCTTCAGTCCGAAGGCTAATCTTCTGGTTGCTACTTCATGGGATAACCAG GTACGATGTTGGGAAGTGATGGGAAGTGGAACCAACATTGGAACTGTACCCAAGGCCTCTATATCACATGAACAGCCG GTTTTATGCTCCGCTTGGAAGGATGATGGGACAACTGTCTTCTCTGGAGGCTGTGACAAGCAGGTGAAAATGTGGCCGCTATCTGGTAATCAACCCATAACAGTAGCTATGCATGACGCTCCCGTCAAGGAATTGGCTTGGATCCCAGAGATGAATCTCTTGGTCACAGGAAGCTGGGATAAGACACTGAG GTACTGGGATTTGAGACAGCCAAATCCAGCCCATGTCCAACAACTTCCTGAGCGCTGCTATGCACTTACAGTGAAACATCCTTTGTTGGTTGCTGGAACAGCTGATAGAAATCTTGTAGTTTTCAATTTGCAGAATCCTCAG ACCGAGTTCAAGAGAATAACCTCACCCTTAAAGTATCAAACTCGGTGTTTAGCTGCCTTCCCTGATCAACAAGGTTTCTTG GTTGGCTCTATCGAAGGACGGGTTGGTGTGCATCATCTTGATGACTCGCAACAAAGTAAAAACTTCACATTCAAATGCCACAGGGAGGGCAACGAAATTTACTCGGTCAACTCTCTGAATTTCCACCCT ACACATGGAACGTTTGCAACTGCAGGATCTGATGGTGCCTTCAACTTTTGGGACAAAGACAGCAAACAGAGGCTTAAG GCAATGTCAAGATGCAGCCAACCCATACCTTGCAGCACATTCAACAATGATGGCTCAATCTATGCATATGCG GTTTGTTATGATTGGAGCAAGGGTGCAGAAAATCATAATCCATCAACTGCAAAAACATACATTTACTTACACTTCCCACAG GAGTCTGAGGTTAAAGGCAAGCCACGAATTGGAACTAGTGGTAGAAAGTGA
- the LOC132037871 gene encoding cyclin-B2-4-like isoform X2, whose protein sequence is MKLAAQIVTKHLPVPVAPNRNESEDCIIIDAEDYKATGYSAVPMFVQHTEAMMEEIDRMDEEIEMEDWSSVDLLTHAVLIKRTHLRWWNTLTISMLTTRRLRSMDQHPFLTVYAWRIHWKAMRKRTTTIKI, encoded by the exons AT GAAGTTAGCTGCACAAATC GTAACAAAGCATCTGCCAGTCCCAGTGGCACCAAACAGAAATGAATCAGAAGACTGCATTATTATCGATGCTGAAGATTACAAGGCCACTGGTTATTCTGCCGTGCCAATGTTTGTGCAACATACAGAAGCAATGATGGAGGAAATTGACAGGATG GATGAGGAGATAGAGATGGAAGATTGGTCAAGTGTTGATTTGTTGACACATGCAGTTCTTATAAAAAGAACTCACTTGCGGTGGTGGAATACATTGACGATATCTATGCTTACTACAAGAAGGCTGAG ATCGATGGATCAGCACCCCTTCCTTACGGTGTACGCTTGGAGGATACACTGGAAAGCAATGAGGAAAAGAACAACAACTATAAAGATTTAA
- the LOC132037871 gene encoding cyclin-B2-3-like isoform X1 yields the protein MKLAAQIVSKQQQQPAVEVTKHLPVPVAPNRNESEDCIIIDAEDYKATGYSAVPMFVQHTEAMMEEIDRMDEEIEMEDWSSVDLLTHAVLIKRTHLRWWNTLTISMLTTRRLRSMDQHPFLTVYAWRIHWKAMRKRTTTIKI from the exons AT GAAGTTAGCTGCACAAATCGTaagcaaacaacaacaacaaccagcaGTCGAG GTAACAAAGCATCTGCCAGTCCCAGTGGCACCAAACAGAAATGAATCAGAAGACTGCATTATTATCGATGCTGAAGATTACAAGGCCACTGGTTATTCTGCCGTGCCAATGTTTGTGCAACATACAGAAGCAATGATGGAGGAAATTGACAGGATG GATGAGGAGATAGAGATGGAAGATTGGTCAAGTGTTGATTTGTTGACACATGCAGTTCTTATAAAAAGAACTCACTTGCGGTGGTGGAATACATTGACGATATCTATGCTTACTACAAGAAGGCTGAG ATCGATGGATCAGCACCCCTTCCTTACGGTGTACGCTTGGAGGATACACTGGAAAGCAATGAGGAAAAGAACAACAACTATAAAGATTTAA
- the LOC132037871 gene encoding cyclin-B2-3-like isoform X3, with protein sequence MKLAAQIVSKQQQQPAVEVTKHLPVPVAPNRNESEDCIIIDAEDYKATGYSAVPMFVQHTEAMMEEIDRMDEEIEMEDWSSVDLLTHAVLIKRTHLRWWNTLTISMLTTRRLRLSIAGVKVDLLDARK encoded by the exons AT GAAGTTAGCTGCACAAATCGTaagcaaacaacaacaacaaccagcaGTCGAG GTAACAAAGCATCTGCCAGTCCCAGTGGCACCAAACAGAAATGAATCAGAAGACTGCATTATTATCGATGCTGAAGATTACAAGGCCACTGGTTATTCTGCCGTGCCAATGTTTGTGCAACATACAGAAGCAATGATGGAGGAAATTGACAGGATG GATGAGGAGATAGAGATGGAAGATTGGTCAAGTGTTGATTTGTTGACACATGCAGTTCTTATAAAAAGAACTCACTTGCGGTGGTGGAATACATTGACGATATCTATGCTTACTACAAGAAGGCTGAG GTTGTCAATTGCCGGAGTTAAGGTAGATTTGCTAGATGCAAGAAAGTAG